The proteins below come from a single Stomoxys calcitrans chromosome 1, idStoCalc2.1, whole genome shotgun sequence genomic window:
- the LOC106085252 gene encoding uncharacterized protein LOC106085252: MFKFFALCLMAVVALAAAKPDFVAPLAYSAPYVAAAPYTAAYTAAYTAPYAASYVAASPYVAAPYASAYTYPYAASYFLRK, encoded by the exons ATGTTCAAATTC TTCGCTTTGTGCTTGATGGCTGTCGTTGCCTTGGCCGCTGCTAAACCCGACTTTGTTGCTCCATTGGCCTACAGTGCTCCCTATGTGGCTGCCGCTCCCTACACTGCCGCCTACACTGCTGCCTACACTGCTCCCTATGCTGCTTCCTATGTTGCTGCCTCTCCCTATGTAGCTGCTCCCTATGCTAGCGCCTACACCTACCCCTATGCCGCTTCTTACTTCTTGCGTAAATAG